A part of Haliotis asinina isolate JCU_RB_2024 chromosome 10, JCU_Hal_asi_v2, whole genome shotgun sequence genomic DNA contains:
- the LOC137299018 gene encoding tumor necrosis factor receptor superfamily member 16-like, which translates to MSWICFLTVMMCCQVMVKSACDKEEYDLNGQQCCMRCPAGSGAARQCTAGNNTACEQCVEGSTYSPNTSHSQPCLNCTKCPKDAVVKTPCNTTHDTVCECAPEYFFSVDTGECKACEICPGGWGISVQCSYNQNSVCDSCPNGTFAREISFTEKCQPCTVCTSDQKMLQTCSPSQDTICLSVPIYSTNPGGKYHIPNEHPIQKEHKPREKDIDIIPLYCAILGAVVVGLLGYVILVHYRRMKEKRLVREPHEDVEYSKASGGDSGIYVEVEHQQKGTNCAIVTCATRIRDLPQAKKRELERCFSQSACQTEWRGLAKEIGFNSRKISGFESKSKQDSVIPVRHMIQEWSKSDTATVGVLIQALKNIGRLDVLRSMHITDSTELQPLNMNNPQHFVL; encoded by the exons tgttgtcaaGTCATGGTGAAGTCTGCTTGTGATAAAGAAGAATATGACCTAAATGGAcaacagtgttgtatgagatgtCCAGCAGGGTCTGGGGCTGCCCGTCAGTGTACTGCTGGAAACAACACCGCATGTGAGCAGTGTGTTGAAGGAAGTACCTATTCACCAAACACAAGTCACTCTCAACCATGTCTGAACTGCACCAAGTGCCCAAAGGACGCAGTGGTGAAGACACCATGCAATACTACTCATGACACTGTGTGTGAATGTGCACCAGAGTATTTCTTTTCTGTGGACACTGGAGAGTGTAAGGCGTGTGAAATTTGCCCAGGAGGCTGGGGAATCTCAGTGCAGTGCAGTTATAATCAGAATTCTGTGTGTGACTCCTGTCCAAATGGAACATTTGCTCGTGAAATCAGTTTCACTGAAAAATGTCAACCTTGCACCGTATGCACCAGTGACCAGAAGATGCTGCAGACGTGCTCACCATCCCAGGATACAATATGTTTAA GTGTACCTATCTACAGCACAAACCCAGGGGGTAAATATCACATCCCCAATGAGCACCCCATCCAGAAAGAACACAAACCCCGAGAAAAGGATATTGACATAATTCCCTTATATTGTGCAATTCTTGGAGCTGTCGTGGTTGGACTTCTGGGATATGTCATCCTTGTTCACTATCGCAGAATGAAGGAAAAGCGTCTTGTACGAGAGCCTCACGAGGATGTTGAGTACTCGAAAGCTTCAGGTGGAGACAGTGGGATTTATGTGGAGGTTGAGCATCAGCAAAAGGGCACTAATTGTG CCATTGTCACATGTGCAACAAGGATAAGAGACCTGCCACAAGCCAAGAAAAGGGAGCTCGAACGGTGCTTCTCTCAAAGTGCATGTCAAACAGAATGGAGAGGGCTTGCAAAGGAAATAG GATTCAACAGTAGAAAAATATCTGGCTTTGAATCCAAGTCCAAGCAAGATTCTGTTATTCCAGTACGACACATGATTCAAGAATGGAGCAAGAGTGACACAGCAACAGTGGGTGTACTGATCCAAGCACTGAAAAATATTGGTCGTCTTGACGTATTACGAAGTATGCACATCACAGATTCTACTGAACTCCAACCATTGAATATGAACAATCCTCAGCATTTTGTGTTATAG